From Lentisphaera araneosa HTCC2155, the proteins below share one genomic window:
- a CDS encoding MFS transporter has protein sequence MSKHVKFDQLLAYGAGGIVPIALFNITGQLMGLMGNISLGLSAILMGFIMLIPRLWDAFSDPIMGYISDNHKSKNGRRRPFILYGGVAVSISFVLMWWVPRSQEFQALFPSEGAYQWFQLAYILVFLLIFYTSCTVFEIPHGALGMELSHDPDDRTKLFSAKSFMGNLFAMGTPWLFFLANLEFFKGTGNEIDGMRYVSLLVALIVIPLSFWSYKTLREPKQVIEPKKELKISFIQEFKNTWQNKTFIKLIFIVFSLAMGFNFVGLLGYYIPIYYIFSADKEAAGALLGFNGMLWGFTGLLAVFPLNMIAHKLGKKSTLFIAIMIMILAQLTKIVCYNPDYPYLIVIPTIILSIGMSFFFTLGAAMVGDVCDENTVKTGKTKQGSYYSIYWWFIKLGTAFASIITGFLISSVNFDETQVQKAEAITQNIREIQKFDFPSEEQLKELQSSIDKFKTHMLESEHKDKEMILSKLSSIETGITHKYSTDLYDELEITSKKLASQSTHTLLWMRVVEIVLPILLCLISAIICFIYPLGKKEVLAIKEQFDAKEENT, from the coding sequence TTGAGTAAACACGTAAAATTTGACCAGCTTTTAGCTTATGGTGCAGGTGGCATTGTGCCTATCGCCCTCTTCAATATCACCGGACAACTCATGGGCCTCATGGGGAATATTAGTCTAGGCCTAAGTGCTATCCTCATGGGCTTTATTATGCTCATTCCACGCTTATGGGATGCTTTTTCAGATCCAATCATGGGGTATATTTCGGATAATCATAAATCAAAAAATGGTCGCCGGCGTCCCTTCATCCTCTATGGCGGCGTGGCCGTTTCCATTAGCTTTGTTTTAATGTGGTGGGTACCGCGCAGCCAAGAATTCCAAGCATTGTTTCCATCTGAAGGCGCCTACCAGTGGTTCCAGCTCGCTTACATCCTCGTCTTTTTACTCATTTTTTATACTTCCTGTACAGTCTTTGAAATCCCACATGGTGCCTTGGGAATGGAATTGAGCCACGACCCTGATGATCGTACCAAGCTCTTTTCTGCAAAAAGCTTCATGGGAAATTTATTTGCCATGGGCACACCGTGGTTATTCTTTTTGGCTAACTTAGAGTTTTTTAAAGGAACAGGAAATGAAATTGATGGCATGCGTTACGTGTCGCTCTTAGTTGCCTTAATCGTCATCCCCTTATCTTTTTGGTCCTATAAGACACTTCGTGAACCTAAACAAGTTATCGAACCTAAGAAAGAACTCAAGATCAGCTTCATTCAAGAATTCAAAAACACCTGGCAAAATAAGACTTTCATTAAACTTATCTTCATCGTCTTTAGTTTAGCTATGGGCTTCAACTTCGTGGGCTTATTGGGTTACTACATCCCTATTTATTATATTTTCTCGGCGGATAAAGAAGCTGCAGGAGCGCTCTTAGGTTTCAACGGCATGCTGTGGGGTTTTACTGGCTTACTCGCCGTGTTCCCTTTAAATATGATTGCTCATAAACTTGGCAAAAAGTCTACTCTATTTATTGCGATTATGATTATGATTCTTGCCCAACTCACTAAAATTGTTTGCTATAATCCCGACTACCCTTACCTCATTGTGATTCCTACCATCATTCTCTCTATTGGTATGTCTTTCTTTTTTACCCTTGGAGCTGCAATGGTCGGTGATGTTTGCGACGAGAACACCGTCAAGACCGGAAAAACCAAGCAAGGAAGTTATTACTCCATTTATTGGTGGTTCATCAAACTAGGCACAGCTTTTGCAAGTATCATCACAGGATTTTTAATTAGCTCAGTTAATTTCGATGAAACGCAAGTTCAAAAAGCTGAAGCAATCACACAAAACATAAGAGAAATTCAAAAGTTCGACTTCCCATCTGAAGAGCAACTAAAAGAGCTTCAAAGCTCCATTGATAAATTCAAAACTCATATGCTTGAAAGTGAGCATAAAGATAAAGAAATGATTTTATCAAAGCTCTCTAGTATTGAAACAGGTATAACACACAAGTATAGCACGGATCTATACGATGAGCTTGAAATAACGAGCAAGAAACTGGCGAGCCAATCTACACACACACTTTTATGGATGAGAGTTGTGGAAATTGTTTTGCCTATTTTGCTTTGTCTGATCTCGGCAATCATCTGCTTCATTTATCCACTTGGCAAGAAAGAAGTCTTAGCCATCAAAGAACAATTTGATGCTAAGGAAGAAAATACATAA
- a CDS encoding GH36-type glycosyl hydrolase domain-containing protein: MKDIKYRYEHTLGFSEFRNNTGMHFRILQDGTAYSIENDNVMVNLFMGSIFDEAVSNIYLRVFKSGEIISTPMISKNSKFAISADDRAYVLKGQFENIDYSLTFRLSENTGTWFWTASVENKGADTEVDFIYVQDAGVAAKGAPLNNEGYVSHYIDHTVLGDKESGYVLFSRQNLKQHTGFPFLMSGVLDGATGFSTDGIDFFGHQYKENAEIAALKEETLRSIRRQGEFSCHVLQSKRVSLAAGASAEKTFFAFFEINHEATTSSADLEKVELAKNEFAALPAIEFPEAKASGYNNLFGEAKFFATEDLTEADLEKYFTGEKRNLEELNGQTAAFFYGDDSKHVVLKNKELSCDRPHGHIVRSGEDLFPSDEAIASTCWMGGVFNSQVTFGNTSFNKSIGIVRGWVNFQRASGQRIFVKDGDKIEQLRMPSAFEISLNACRWIYKGAEETIIVTTQCAISDAVLVTNIEVESGKELEFIITNNIIMGVNEYANETVGRVDDKRFTFFPGHDYFGKNKYPKSRFDLSVKEGQADAKLSGDEVLFLDGEFKNYPYATITTSATSQFEIVLTGTITDDVKADANAKKYTAADFDTSIFKVEADAYWRSLNNNAKCSGLDNNSVSKLSEVIPWLQHNAMIHYTKPYGLEQYSGAAWGSRDVCQGPVELLLAFGKTEPVKRVVLEVYKHQYEQNGEWPQWFMFDKFSDIQQAHAHGDIIVWPLKAVCDYVEYSNDLSILDEKIPYTNIEGFEFTDKEETLFDHINKELDHIRNAFVGDTKLISYGDGDWNDSLQPHDPEMKDKLVSVWTVELLYQTFTRYQVVCEKAGKTELAAELKATCGQMKKDFNHYLVKDDLTAGFAFFNSEDDVDLLLHPTDTKTGVKYRLLPAIRGIISEIFEPEQAEAHYQMIQDKLLFKDGVHLMDPPPQYTGGISKSFQRAETATFVGREIGNHYVHAHLRYMEAMAKLGKAEELLTAMEVVNPVNIQDSFDSAEIRQSNCYFSSSDADYNDRYEAQETVEDLRSGKVKSKGGWRIYSSGPGIYVNVLITRVLGIRRFYDDFVIDPVLPENFDGLNFNFDIDGKPVVFKYNKSADKKVLLNGKELELNTSSDNPYRDGGLKTKWTTFRQLLQEDSNVVEIYS, from the coding sequence ATGAAAGATATCAAATACAGGTACGAACACACCCTAGGTTTTAGCGAGTTCCGCAACAACACAGGAATGCACTTCCGCATTCTCCAAGACGGCACAGCTTATAGCATTGAAAACGACAATGTTATGGTCAACCTTTTCATGGGTAGTATTTTTGATGAAGCTGTGAGCAATATCTACCTTCGCGTTTTTAAATCAGGCGAAATCATTTCGACTCCCATGATCTCAAAAAATTCTAAATTTGCGATCTCCGCAGATGATAGAGCTTATGTTTTAAAAGGTCAATTTGAGAATATTGATTATTCCTTAACTTTCCGTCTTTCCGAAAATACAGGCACCTGGTTCTGGACAGCTTCCGTAGAAAACAAAGGTGCTGATACTGAAGTTGACTTCATCTATGTACAAGATGCCGGTGTTGCCGCTAAAGGCGCTCCCCTCAATAACGAAGGTTATGTCTCTCACTACATTGACCACACTGTGCTCGGTGACAAAGAAAGTGGTTACGTTCTCTTCTCTCGCCAAAACCTCAAACAGCACACGGGCTTCCCTTTCCTTATGTCAGGTGTTCTAGATGGTGCCACTGGCTTCAGTACTGATGGTATTGACTTCTTTGGCCACCAATACAAAGAGAATGCTGAAATCGCAGCTCTCAAAGAAGAAACATTACGCAGTATTCGTCGTCAGGGTGAGTTCTCCTGCCACGTGCTTCAGTCAAAGCGCGTCAGTCTTGCGGCTGGTGCTTCTGCAGAAAAAACTTTCTTCGCTTTCTTTGAAATCAATCACGAAGCAACGACTTCTTCTGCTGACCTCGAAAAAGTAGAACTCGCTAAAAATGAATTCGCAGCTCTTCCCGCGATTGAGTTTCCTGAAGCCAAGGCGAGTGGCTACAATAACCTCTTTGGCGAAGCTAAGTTCTTTGCTACTGAAGACCTCACTGAAGCTGATCTTGAAAAATACTTCACTGGCGAAAAACGCAACCTCGAAGAACTCAATGGTCAAACAGCCGCTTTCTTTTATGGTGATGATTCAAAACACGTTGTTCTCAAAAATAAAGAGTTGAGCTGCGACCGTCCTCACGGTCACATTGTTCGTTCAGGTGAAGACCTCTTCCCTTCTGACGAAGCCATTGCTTCGACTTGTTGGATGGGGGGCGTTTTTAACTCACAAGTCACTTTTGGTAATACTTCATTCAACAAATCAATCGGCATTGTCCGCGGTTGGGTTAATTTTCAACGTGCCTCGGGTCAACGAATCTTTGTTAAAGATGGCGATAAAATCGAACAACTTCGCATGCCTTCTGCTTTTGAGATCAGCCTCAACGCTTGTCGCTGGATTTATAAAGGCGCCGAAGAAACGATCATTGTCACAACTCAATGTGCTATTTCCGACGCTGTCCTCGTGACAAATATCGAAGTTGAATCAGGTAAAGAACTCGAGTTCATCATCACGAACAACATCATCATGGGTGTGAATGAATACGCTAATGAAACTGTGGGACGTGTGGATGACAAACGCTTTACTTTCTTCCCTGGCCACGATTACTTCGGTAAAAATAAGTACCCAAAAAGTCGTTTTGACCTCTCGGTAAAAGAAGGACAAGCAGATGCTAAACTTTCTGGCGACGAAGTTCTCTTCCTCGATGGCGAGTTCAAAAACTACCCTTACGCGACAATCACAACAAGTGCAACAAGCCAATTCGAAATTGTCCTCACGGGCACAATCACTGATGACGTAAAAGCTGATGCAAACGCCAAAAAATACACCGCCGCTGATTTCGATACGTCGATCTTCAAAGTTGAAGCCGATGCATACTGGCGTTCACTCAATAACAACGCTAAATGCTCTGGGCTTGATAACAACTCAGTATCTAAACTCAGTGAAGTGATCCCATGGCTCCAGCACAATGCCATGATCCACTACACAAAACCTTACGGTCTCGAACAGTATTCTGGCGCTGCATGGGGTAGCCGTGACGTTTGCCAGGGTCCTGTAGAACTTCTTCTTGCCTTTGGTAAGACTGAGCCCGTCAAACGCGTTGTGCTCGAAGTTTACAAACACCAATACGAGCAAAATGGCGAATGGCCTCAGTGGTTCATGTTCGACAAGTTCTCTGATATTCAGCAGGCACACGCTCACGGCGACATCATTGTATGGCCTTTGAAAGCGGTTTGTGATTACGTTGAATACTCCAACGACCTTTCCATTCTCGACGAAAAGATTCCTTACACAAATATTGAAGGTTTCGAATTCACTGACAAAGAAGAAACTCTCTTCGATCACATCAACAAAGAACTCGATCACATTCGCAATGCTTTTGTCGGTGATACTAAGCTCATCAGTTATGGCGATGGCGACTGGAATGATTCACTTCAGCCTCACGACCCAGAGATGAAAGATAAACTCGTTTCTGTTTGGACCGTTGAACTTCTTTACCAAACATTTACGCGTTACCAAGTTGTTTGTGAAAAAGCTGGTAAAACTGAACTCGCAGCAGAACTCAAAGCGACTTGTGGACAAATGAAGAAGGACTTCAATCACTACCTCGTGAAAGACGATCTCACTGCAGGTTTTGCTTTCTTTAACTCTGAGGACGACGTCGATCTTCTCCTTCACCCAACGGACACAAAAACGGGTGTTAAGTACCGTCTTCTCCCAGCGATTCGCGGTATTATTTCAGAGATCTTTGAACCTGAACAAGCGGAAGCTCACTACCAAATGATTCAGGATAAACTGCTCTTCAAAGATGGGGTTCACCTCATGGATCCTCCCCCGCAATACACGGGTGGTATTTCTAAATCTTTCCAACGTGCGGAAACCGCAACTTTTGTAGGTCGTGAAATTGGTAATCACTATGTCCATGCTCACCTCCGTTACATGGAAGCCATGGCTAAGCTCGGTAAAGCCGAAGAACTCTTAACGGCCATGGAAGTTGTGAATCCTGTGAATATTCAGGATAGCTTTGACTCGGCGGAAATCCGTCAATCTAACTGCTACTTCTCATCTTCAGATGCGGACTATAATGACCGTTATGAAGCTCAAGAAACGGTTGAAGATCTTCGCTCTGGTAAAGTTAAATCTAAGGGTGGCTGGAGAATCTATTCTTCTGGACCTGGTATCTACGTGAACGTGCTGATTACTCGCGTTCTCGGCATTCGTCGTTTCTATGATGATTTTGTGATCGATCCCGTTCTTCCTGAGAACTTTGATGGCCTCAATTTCAACTTCGATATCGATGGCAAACCCGTCGTCTTTAAATACAACAAGTCGGCAGATAAAAAGGTGCTTCTCAATGGTAAAGAGCTCGAGCTCAATACGTCTAGCGACAACCCTTATCGCGATGGTGGTCTGAAGACTAAATGGACAACTTTCCGTCAACTTCTTCAAGAAGATAGCAACGTAGTCGAAATTTATTCCTAA
- a CDS encoding glucoamylase family protein has product MKKLFKSLLGEAPKAAENVFVQPATRNVYEILGRSAHLNDDDFLDLVSRASFEYFWHEASPKTGIIADNLNKPTTYSTASIGFGLSAMVVAAERGFRDRQEIEQRTQTILLSLTKTQTKDGMFYHFLDEDSQVTTDGYETAISTVDTGLLIMGAITAGEYFGGKCKEYADQIFEKCNWAAFTDHEHKQVFMAWEPDSKEDLSGIGKFHPVRWDYFSDESIICCLLGNANPNKDFALPADYFYHWARNKGQYHPATPGYQSTDEFVYSYSGALFTYQFAHIWLDFEQLGKDQPRKHQLDHVPAINWYHNSQAATQAAWLVAIDNSQASRTYGPFGWGFTAHTSINGYNVGAILPRGEQNQPFMLNGEVAPYGAGTCIMFEPEKAIKTLRYYYGLHDDNDNAIVWNNEGETPYGFYDTFNLDSGYVAQQYLGIDLGPMLLAIENHRTGLIQETFMKNEHIQKALKNIGFEKL; this is encoded by the coding sequence ATGAAGAAATTATTCAAATCTCTACTCGGCGAAGCCCCCAAAGCTGCGGAAAATGTTTTCGTTCAGCCAGCAACTCGAAATGTATATGAAATACTTGGTAGAAGCGCCCATTTAAATGATGATGATTTTTTAGATCTCGTCAGCCGAGCGAGTTTTGAATACTTTTGGCATGAAGCCTCACCAAAAACGGGTATTATTGCCGATAATTTAAATAAGCCCACAACTTATTCGACTGCATCAATTGGCTTTGGTTTAAGTGCTATGGTAGTCGCCGCTGAACGAGGTTTTAGAGATAGGCAAGAGATTGAGCAAAGAACGCAGACGATTCTCCTTTCCCTGACTAAGACTCAAACCAAAGACGGCATGTTCTACCACTTTCTCGATGAAGACTCACAAGTGACAACAGATGGCTATGAAACCGCTATCTCTACGGTAGATACTGGCCTTTTAATCATGGGAGCCATTACAGCTGGTGAATACTTTGGCGGTAAGTGCAAGGAATATGCCGATCAAATCTTCGAAAAGTGCAATTGGGCCGCCTTTACTGATCACGAACACAAACAAGTTTTCATGGCTTGGGAACCTGATAGCAAAGAAGACCTTTCGGGCATAGGAAAATTTCATCCCGTTCGTTGGGATTACTTTAGTGACGAAAGTATCATCTGCTGTTTACTAGGTAACGCGAACCCAAACAAAGATTTTGCGCTCCCCGCAGATTACTTCTATCATTGGGCGAGAAATAAAGGTCAGTATCATCCAGCAACACCAGGCTATCAATCAACAGATGAGTTTGTCTACAGTTATAGCGGAGCTCTATTTACTTATCAATTTGCTCACATCTGGTTAGATTTTGAGCAACTCGGTAAAGATCAGCCTCGAAAACATCAACTCGATCATGTTCCAGCTATTAACTGGTATCACAATTCACAAGCGGCGACCCAGGCTGCCTGGTTAGTTGCTATCGATAATTCTCAAGCTTCACGTACTTATGGCCCCTTTGGCTGGGGCTTTACCGCACACACTTCGATCAATGGTTATAATGTGGGAGCGATCCTTCCAAGAGGCGAACAAAATCAACCCTTTATGCTCAACGGCGAAGTGGCTCCTTATGGTGCGGGAACCTGCATCATGTTTGAACCAGAAAAAGCGATTAAGACTTTGCGTTATTATTACGGCCTCCACGACGATAATGACAACGCCATTGTGTGGAATAATGAAGGTGAAACTCCTTATGGTTTTTACGATACATTTAACTTAGATTCAGGTTATGTGGCGCAACAGTACCTCGGTATTGATTTGGGTCCGATGTTATTGGCTATAGAAAATCACCGTACTGGACTCATTCAAGAAACCTTTATGAAGAACGAACATATTCAAAAAGCTCTTAAAAATATTGGCTTTGAAAAGCTTTAA
- a CDS encoding RNA polymerase sigma factor: protein MNEENFHTRETLLEKIRNRHDEASWEDFVFYYRQYVYIICRGMNVNHHDSEEIVQKVMMKAWDKLPEFEYDKKKRFRGWLCMVTGNTVKDFFRSYKRRQDRKEKAADYQAWNPERTSGPEIEEYAEREWENYISNMALNNIKDKFSENVMKCFTELNEGKSAKDFSEETGMALNTVYVYNKRVTNKFHEEIRRLYYELS, encoded by the coding sequence ATGAATGAAGAAAATTTCCATACGAGAGAAACACTCTTAGAAAAAATTCGCAATCGCCATGATGAAGCGTCATGGGAAGATTTTGTTTTTTACTACCGTCAATATGTCTACATCATTTGCCGAGGCATGAATGTCAATCACCACGATTCAGAAGAGATTGTTCAAAAAGTTATGATGAAAGCTTGGGATAAACTTCCAGAATTTGAATACGACAAAAAAAAGCGTTTTCGAGGCTGGCTCTGCATGGTCACAGGAAACACCGTGAAAGATTTTTTTAGATCCTACAAGAGACGTCAGGATAGGAAGGAAAAAGCCGCTGATTATCAAGCTTGGAATCCCGAAAGGACGAGTGGCCCTGAAATCGAAGAATATGCTGAGCGTGAATGGGAAAACTACATCAGCAATATGGCGCTCAATAATATAAAAGATAAATTCTCTGAAAATGTCATGAAGTGCTTCACTGAACTCAACGAAGGTAAATCCGCTAAAGATTTTAGTGAGGAAACTGGTATGGCACTCAATACTGTTTACGTTTATAACAAGCGCGTCACCAATAAATTTCACGAAGAAATTCGCCGCCTCTATTACGAACTTAGTTAA
- a CDS encoding protein kinase domain-containing protein, whose protein sequence is MNDENQDLYTNFKPLGEHFRAAFEEQSTKDTLFYDEISNVHDRYQKDTEIDHGGMKQVSRYSDRFTMREIALAELLDSDSPANIDRFIREARLTASLQHPSIMPIYDMGLNDDGEPFFTMKLFQGLRVDEWREKIDIRKSDSFQEMMQIFVKVCQAISYAHDNGVIHLDLKPENIGVGAYGEVLVFDWGIAKIIDDQDDSPTASLLDPQVYNDATLNGVIKGSPGYLAPEQIDSKYGAKDERTDVYALGGILYFILSGHKPIKSNDDLMESLNKTINGDIIKPSKMVDFAIPESLEAVAMKALSTKSENRYQSVDELLSEVNLWINGFATHAENASFSRSLVLLMRRHKDITLMMALMSIIVIYGIAQIIISERRAVKNEQEAIAALELYKTEKEHSKQLGKEVAPYMVNDLLKELSESSTYDFDKALRIAQTTVARDPDFSDARLVLGRTHFVRQEFQLALETLTSLTENQRKHSKIFDLAKKYGSMKSDSELLKTKDLINLMNELKHMQMSFLMAGFAEQKMNDVQDKINIAEYMLKVTNKLAAPTMNLKIKVLDNEALSVDLSDNPQLTSVSGIRNLNVKILNISNTSIKITLDLARMPLETLIIKKSKIPNIHELTKLKGLNTLVIGTNDYPRFNKRKNLNGVEIIRQ, encoded by the coding sequence ATGAACGACGAAAACCAGGATCTCTATACGAATTTCAAACCTTTAGGTGAGCACTTTCGAGCGGCGTTTGAAGAGCAATCCACAAAGGACACGCTCTTCTACGATGAAATCAGCAACGTTCATGACCGCTACCAAAAGGATACCGAAATTGATCATGGTGGCATGAAACAAGTTTCGCGTTATTCCGATCGTTTTACCATGCGTGAAATCGCCTTAGCAGAACTGCTTGATTCGGATAGCCCCGCCAATATTGATCGATTTATACGTGAAGCTCGTTTAACGGCCTCCCTGCAGCATCCGAGTATTATGCCCATTTACGATATGGGGCTCAACGATGATGGCGAACCCTTTTTCACAATGAAACTTTTCCAAGGCTTACGAGTCGATGAATGGCGCGAGAAAATAGATATTCGAAAATCCGACTCATTTCAGGAAATGATGCAAATCTTTGTGAAAGTCTGCCAAGCCATTTCCTACGCACATGATAATGGCGTAATACACCTCGACTTAAAGCCAGAGAATATTGGTGTTGGTGCCTATGGTGAGGTACTGGTTTTTGACTGGGGAATCGCCAAGATTATTGATGACCAAGACGATTCACCGACAGCGAGTCTTCTGGACCCACAAGTTTATAATGACGCCACTTTAAACGGTGTCATTAAAGGTTCTCCCGGTTATTTGGCGCCTGAACAAATTGATTCTAAATACGGCGCCAAGGATGAACGCACTGACGTTTATGCCCTAGGTGGGATTCTCTACTTTATTTTATCTGGACACAAGCCCATAAAATCCAATGATGATTTAATGGAATCACTCAACAAAACGATTAACGGCGACATCATCAAGCCCTCTAAAATGGTAGATTTCGCTATACCCGAAAGTTTAGAAGCCGTCGCCATGAAGGCCCTTTCTACAAAGTCCGAAAATCGCTATCAGAGTGTGGATGAACTATTGAGTGAAGTCAATCTATGGATCAATGGCTTTGCGACTCACGCAGAAAATGCGAGCTTTTCTCGATCTCTAGTTTTACTAATGAGAAGACATAAAGATATCACTTTAATGATGGCTCTAATGAGTATAATTGTGATCTATGGGATTGCGCAAATTATCATTAGCGAAAGACGCGCTGTAAAAAATGAACAAGAAGCCATTGCTGCACTCGAGCTCTATAAAACTGAGAAAGAGCATAGTAAACAACTCGGTAAAGAAGTCGCTCCCTACATGGTCAATGACCTACTTAAAGAGCTCTCGGAAAGTAGTACTTATGATTTTGATAAAGCTTTGCGAATTGCGCAAACTACTGTGGCTCGAGATCCCGATTTTTCCGATGCTCGCTTAGTTTTAGGCAGGACTCACTTTGTGCGTCAAGAGTTTCAACTTGCTCTCGAGACACTTACTTCATTAACTGAGAATCAACGTAAACACAGTAAAATATTTGACCTAGCAAAGAAATATGGCTCAATGAAAAGTGATTCAGAATTACTTAAAACTAAAGATCTCATTAACTTAATGAATGAACTCAAGCACATGCAGATGTCATTCTTAATGGCAGGTTTTGCCGAGCAAAAAATGAATGATGTCCAAGATAAAATCAACATCGCTGAATACATGCTAAAAGTCACCAATAAGTTAGCGGCTCCAACCATGAATTTAAAAATCAAAGTTCTTGATAATGAGGCTCTATCTGTCGATTTGAGTGACAACCCCCAACTCACTTCTGTATCAGGAATCCGTAATTTAAACGTTAAAATTTTAAATATCTCAAATACAAGCATCAAAATTACTTTGGATTTGGCTCGTATGCCTCTAGAAACTTTGATCATTAAAAAATCAAAAATTCCCAACATTCATGAGCTCACTAAACTCAAGGGGCTGAATACTTTAGTCATAGGAACGAATGATTATCCCAGATTCAATAAAAGAAAAAACCTAAATGGCGTCGAAATTATTAGACAATAA